A genomic segment from Malaclemys terrapin pileata isolate rMalTer1 chromosome 1, rMalTer1.hap1, whole genome shotgun sequence encodes:
- the SNU13 gene encoding NHP2-like protein 1 produces MTEAEVNPKAYPLADAQLTKTLLDLVQQSCNYKQLRKGANEATKTLNRGIAEFIVMAADAEPLEIILHLPLLCEDKNVPYVFVRSKQALGRACGVSRPVIACSITIKEGSQLKPQIQSVQQAIERLLV; encoded by the exons ACTGAGGCAGAAGTGAACCCCAAAGCTTACCCACTGGCTGATGCACAACTCACCAAAACTCTGCTGGACCTTGTACAGCAGTCCTGCAACTACAAACAGCTACGCAAGGGTGCCAATGAAG ccactAAAACACTGAACAGAGGAATAGCAGAATTCATTGTGATGGCTGCAGATGCTGAGCCCCTGGAGATCATCCTGCACCTCCCTCTCTTGTGCGAGGACAAGAATGTGCCCTATGTCTTTGTGCGCTCCAAGCAGGCCCTGGGCCGGGCATGTGGTGTCTCCCGGCCTGTCATTGCCTGCTCAATTACCATCAAGGAGGGGTCACAACTGAAGCCTCAGATTCAATCCGTCCAGCAAGCTATAGAGAGACTGTTGGTTTAA
- the XRCC6 gene encoding X-ray repair cross-complementing protein 6 isoform X1 has product MGAWFPSGRSRFRRIGWDCFRGRISGFRELLRAQQTVAAMSEWMSYYKNEEDEEEEEYPEEVETGGEYKYAGRDSLIFLVDASKAMFEYYDDDEWTPFDMTIQCIRNVYTSKIISSDRDLLSVVFYGTEKHKNSVDFKHVYVLQELDNPGAKRVLELDKYKGDQGKALFRESFGHNADYSLGEALWACCNLFSDVQLKMSHKRIMLFTNEDNPHGHDSTKAKLARTKAADLRDTGIFLDLMHLKKPGGFDISLFYRDIINTAEDEDLGVHTDASGKLEHLMKKVRAKETKKRALARLNFHLGKDLSLTVGVYNLVQKAFKPSPVKLYRETNEPVKTKTRTFNRETGSLLLPSDTKKAQTYGNRQIVLEKEEVEEVKRFDSPGLVLIGFKPLVMLKQHYYIKPSQFIYPEESFISGSTTLFNALLTKCLDKEVMALCRYTPRRNTPPRFVALVPQEEELDEQKVQTVPPGFHLIFLPYADDKRKIDFTEKVPANDEQVDKMKEIIQKLRFKYRNDSFENPVLQQHFRNLEALALDLIEPEQAEDLTQPKVEAMNHRLGDLVEQFKQLVYPPDYNPEGKAVKRKQGEGAGQIEKKPKMEVSKDELRSHVQKGTLGKFTVPVLKEACRVYGLKGGGKKQELLDALTEYFSKF; this is encoded by the exons ATGGGGGCGTGGTTTCCCTCGGGCCGCAGCCGCTTTCGCAGGATTGGGTGGGATTGTTTCCGGGGGCGGATTTCCGGTTTCCGTGAGCTGCTACGGGCTCAG CAAACAGTGGCAGCCATGTCAGAGTGGATGTCTTACTACAAAAatgaggaggatgaggaagaggaagaatatCCTGAAGAAGTTGAAACGGGGG gggaATATAAATATGCAGGTCGAGACAGCCTGATTTTTTTAGTTGATGCTTCCAAGGCCATGTTTGaatattatgatgatgatgagtgGACTCCTTTTGATATGACAATTCAG TGCATCCGGAATGTGTATACCAGCAAGATCATTAGTAGTGACAGGGACCTCTTGAGTGTTGTGTTTTATGGCACTGAGAAACACAAGAATTCTGTGGATTTCAAACATGTGTATGTTCTTCAGGAGCTGGACAATCCAG GTGCCAAACGAGTGCTAGAGTTGGATAAGTACAAGGGAGATCAGGGAAAAGCACTCTTTCGTGAGTCGTTTGGCCACAATGCTGACTACTCGCTGGGCGAGGCACTCTGGGCCTGCTGTAATCTCTTCAGTGATGTCCAGCTCAAGATGAGCCACAAGAGAATCATGCTGTTCACCAATGAAGACAACCCTCATGGACATGACAGCACTAAAGCTAAGCTGGCCAGGACCAAAGCTGCTGACCTTCGAGACACAG GTATCTTCCTTGACTTGATGCACCTGAAGAAGCCTGGGGGGTTCGATATCTCCTTGTTCTACAGGGACATCATTAACACAGCAGAGGACGAAGACCTTGGGGTCCATACTGATGCCTCAGGAAAGCTGGAACATCTCATGAAGAAAGTGCGAGCAAAGGAGACAAAGAAGCGTGCTTTGGCCAG GTTAAACTTCCATCTGGGCAAAGACCTGTCCCTCACTGTAGGTGTTTACAACCTGGTCCAGAAAGCTTTCAAACCATCTCCAGTGAAACTTTATCGTGAAACCAATGAGCCTGTGAAAACAAAGACACGGACATTTAACCGAGAGACAGGCAGCTTGCTTCTACCTAGTGATACCAAGAAGGCTCAG ACCTATGGGAACCGACAGATTGTACTGGAGAAAGAGGAGGTAGAAGAAGTGAAGAGATTTGATTCCCCAGGTTTGGTCCTAATTGGCTTTAAACCATTGGTGATGCTGAAACAGCACTATTACATCAAGCCCTCCCAGTTCATCTATCCTGAAGAGTCCTTCATTAGTG GGAGTACGACTCTGTTTAATGCCTTACTGACCAAGTGCCTGGACAAAGAGGTGATGGCATTGTGCAGGTATACCCCCCGCCGGAACACTCCCCCGCGTTTTGTAGCCCTGGTCCCACAGGAAGAGGAGCTGGATGAACAGAAAGTGCAGACAGTCCCTCCAG GTTTCCACCTCATTTTCCTGCCTTATGCAGATGACAAACGGAAAATTGACTTTACAGAAAAGGTCCCAGCCAATGATGAACAAGTAGACAAAATGAAGGAAATAATCCAGAAGCTCCGGTTCAAGTACAG GAATGACAGCTTTGAGAATCCGGTTCTGCAGCAGCATTTTAGGAACTTGGAGGCCTTGGCACTGGACTTGATCGAGCCTGaacaagctgaggatctgacac AGCCCAAGGTTGAGGCGATGAACCACAGACTGGGTGATCTGGTGGAGCAGTTTAAGCAGCTGGTTTACCCCCCTGACTACAATCCTGAAGGGAAGGCTGTGAAGCGGAAACAAG GAGAAGGTGCTGGCCAAATAGAGAAGAAGCCCAAGATGGAAGTCTCCAAGGATGAGCTTAGGAGCCATGTACAGAAGGGCACTCTGGGCAAATTCACCGTGCCTGTTCTGAAGGAAGCATGCAGGGTTTATGGGCTAAAAGGCGGTGGGAAGAAGCAAGAACTTCTAGATGCACTGACTGAGTATTTCAGCAAGTTCTAA
- the XRCC6 gene encoding X-ray repair cross-complementing protein 6 isoform X2 gives MSEWMSYYKNEEDEEEEEYPEEVETGGEYKYAGRDSLIFLVDASKAMFEYYDDDEWTPFDMTIQCIRNVYTSKIISSDRDLLSVVFYGTEKHKNSVDFKHVYVLQELDNPGAKRVLELDKYKGDQGKALFRESFGHNADYSLGEALWACCNLFSDVQLKMSHKRIMLFTNEDNPHGHDSTKAKLARTKAADLRDTGIFLDLMHLKKPGGFDISLFYRDIINTAEDEDLGVHTDASGKLEHLMKKVRAKETKKRALARLNFHLGKDLSLTVGVYNLVQKAFKPSPVKLYRETNEPVKTKTRTFNRETGSLLLPSDTKKAQTYGNRQIVLEKEEVEEVKRFDSPGLVLIGFKPLVMLKQHYYIKPSQFIYPEESFISGSTTLFNALLTKCLDKEVMALCRYTPRRNTPPRFVALVPQEEELDEQKVQTVPPGFHLIFLPYADDKRKIDFTEKVPANDEQVDKMKEIIQKLRFKYRNDSFENPVLQQHFRNLEALALDLIEPEQAEDLTQPKVEAMNHRLGDLVEQFKQLVYPPDYNPEGKAVKRKQGEGAGQIEKKPKMEVSKDELRSHVQKGTLGKFTVPVLKEACRVYGLKGGGKKQELLDALTEYFSKF, from the exons ATGTCAGAGTGGATGTCTTACTACAAAAatgaggaggatgaggaagaggaagaatatCCTGAAGAAGTTGAAACGGGGG gggaATATAAATATGCAGGTCGAGACAGCCTGATTTTTTTAGTTGATGCTTCCAAGGCCATGTTTGaatattatgatgatgatgagtgGACTCCTTTTGATATGACAATTCAG TGCATCCGGAATGTGTATACCAGCAAGATCATTAGTAGTGACAGGGACCTCTTGAGTGTTGTGTTTTATGGCACTGAGAAACACAAGAATTCTGTGGATTTCAAACATGTGTATGTTCTTCAGGAGCTGGACAATCCAG GTGCCAAACGAGTGCTAGAGTTGGATAAGTACAAGGGAGATCAGGGAAAAGCACTCTTTCGTGAGTCGTTTGGCCACAATGCTGACTACTCGCTGGGCGAGGCACTCTGGGCCTGCTGTAATCTCTTCAGTGATGTCCAGCTCAAGATGAGCCACAAGAGAATCATGCTGTTCACCAATGAAGACAACCCTCATGGACATGACAGCACTAAAGCTAAGCTGGCCAGGACCAAAGCTGCTGACCTTCGAGACACAG GTATCTTCCTTGACTTGATGCACCTGAAGAAGCCTGGGGGGTTCGATATCTCCTTGTTCTACAGGGACATCATTAACACAGCAGAGGACGAAGACCTTGGGGTCCATACTGATGCCTCAGGAAAGCTGGAACATCTCATGAAGAAAGTGCGAGCAAAGGAGACAAAGAAGCGTGCTTTGGCCAG GTTAAACTTCCATCTGGGCAAAGACCTGTCCCTCACTGTAGGTGTTTACAACCTGGTCCAGAAAGCTTTCAAACCATCTCCAGTGAAACTTTATCGTGAAACCAATGAGCCTGTGAAAACAAAGACACGGACATTTAACCGAGAGACAGGCAGCTTGCTTCTACCTAGTGATACCAAGAAGGCTCAG ACCTATGGGAACCGACAGATTGTACTGGAGAAAGAGGAGGTAGAAGAAGTGAAGAGATTTGATTCCCCAGGTTTGGTCCTAATTGGCTTTAAACCATTGGTGATGCTGAAACAGCACTATTACATCAAGCCCTCCCAGTTCATCTATCCTGAAGAGTCCTTCATTAGTG GGAGTACGACTCTGTTTAATGCCTTACTGACCAAGTGCCTGGACAAAGAGGTGATGGCATTGTGCAGGTATACCCCCCGCCGGAACACTCCCCCGCGTTTTGTAGCCCTGGTCCCACAGGAAGAGGAGCTGGATGAACAGAAAGTGCAGACAGTCCCTCCAG GTTTCCACCTCATTTTCCTGCCTTATGCAGATGACAAACGGAAAATTGACTTTACAGAAAAGGTCCCAGCCAATGATGAACAAGTAGACAAAATGAAGGAAATAATCCAGAAGCTCCGGTTCAAGTACAG GAATGACAGCTTTGAGAATCCGGTTCTGCAGCAGCATTTTAGGAACTTGGAGGCCTTGGCACTGGACTTGATCGAGCCTGaacaagctgaggatctgacac AGCCCAAGGTTGAGGCGATGAACCACAGACTGGGTGATCTGGTGGAGCAGTTTAAGCAGCTGGTTTACCCCCCTGACTACAATCCTGAAGGGAAGGCTGTGAAGCGGAAACAAG GAGAAGGTGCTGGCCAAATAGAGAAGAAGCCCAAGATGGAAGTCTCCAAGGATGAGCTTAGGAGCCATGTACAGAAGGGCACTCTGGGCAAATTCACCGTGCCTGTTCTGAAGGAAGCATGCAGGGTTTATGGGCTAAAAGGCGGTGGGAAGAAGCAAGAACTTCTAGATGCACTGACTGAGTATTTCAGCAAGTTCTAA